From Mycolicibacterium nivoides, a single genomic window includes:
- a CDS encoding methylated-DNA--[protein]-cysteine S-methyltransferase, with the protein MTTLHYRTMDSPVGLLTLAGRDGKLMHLRMVDQTYEPSREGWEADDTAFSDAADQLSAYFAGERTEFDLELDMVGTQFQRRVWEALRTIPYGETCSYGEIARQIGSPSASRAVGLANGHNPIGIIVPCHRVIGANGSLTGYGGGLDRKRALLELERSRTMPALFN; encoded by the coding sequence ATGACGACACTGCACTACCGCACCATGGACAGCCCGGTCGGCCTTCTCACGCTGGCCGGCCGGGATGGAAAGCTCATGCACCTACGGATGGTCGACCAGACCTACGAACCGAGCCGCGAAGGCTGGGAGGCCGATGACACGGCATTCTCCGACGCCGCCGACCAACTGTCCGCATACTTCGCCGGCGAACGTACGGAATTCGACCTCGAGCTCGACATGGTGGGGACGCAGTTTCAGCGCCGCGTGTGGGAGGCACTACGGACGATTCCTTACGGCGAAACCTGCTCATATGGAGAGATCGCGCGTCAGATCGGTTCACCATCCGCATCGCGAGCCGTCGGCCTGGCCAACGGGCACAATCCGATCGGCATCATCGTGCCCTGTCATCGGGTGATCGGCGCGAATGGCAGCCTCACCGGGTACGGCGGCGGCCTGGACCGAAAGCGTGCATTGTTGGAATTGGAGAGAAGCCGCACGATGCCGGCGCTTTTCAATTAA
- a CDS encoding F0F1 ATP synthase subunit gamma: MAATLRELRGRIRSASSIKKITKAQELIATSRIAKAQARVDAARPYSTEITNMLTELAGASALDHPLLVQRENPKRAGVLVVSSDRGLCGGYNANVLRRAEELFSLLREQGKNPVLYVVGRKALGYYSFRQRTVTQSWTGFSERPTYENAKEIADTLVDAFMSGVDDEGDDAGADGILGVDELHIVSTEFRSMLSQTAVAHQIAPLVVEYVGEPETGPHTLYSFEPNAEDLFDALLPRYIATRVYAALLEAAASESASRRRAMKSATDNADDLIKALTLAANRERQAQITQEISEIVGGANALADAR; encoded by the coding sequence ATGGCAGCCACACTTCGCGAGCTACGCGGGCGTATCCGCTCCGCTTCGTCGATCAAGAAGATCACGAAGGCACAGGAGCTGATCGCCACGTCGCGGATCGCCAAGGCGCAGGCCCGGGTCGACGCGGCCCGGCCCTACTCCACCGAGATCACCAACATGCTCACCGAGCTTGCGGGCGCCAGCGCGCTGGATCACCCGCTGCTCGTGCAGCGGGAGAACCCCAAGCGGGCCGGTGTGCTCGTGGTGTCCTCGGACCGCGGTCTCTGCGGCGGTTACAACGCCAACGTGCTGCGCCGGGCCGAAGAACTGTTCTCGCTGCTGCGGGAACAGGGCAAGAACCCGGTGCTCTACGTCGTCGGCCGGAAGGCCCTGGGCTACTACAGCTTCCGGCAACGGACGGTCACCCAGTCGTGGACCGGCTTCTCCGAGCGGCCTACCTACGAGAACGCCAAGGAGATCGCCGACACCCTGGTGGACGCGTTCATGTCCGGTGTTGACGATGAGGGCGATGACGCGGGAGCCGACGGCATCTTGGGTGTCGACGAACTCCACATCGTCTCCACCGAATTCCGTTCGATGCTCTCGCAGACCGCGGTGGCCCATCAGATCGCACCGTTGGTCGTCGAGTACGTCGGGGAGCCGGAAACCGGTCCGCACACGCTGTATTCGTTCGAGCCGAATGCCGAGGACCTGTTCGACGCGTTGCTGCCGCGCTACATCGCAACCCGCGTGTATGCGGCGCTACTGGAGGCAGCGGCCTCGGAGTCGGCATCGCGCCGGCGCGCCATGAAGTCGGCCACCGACAACGCCGACGATCTGATCAAGGCACTCACGCTCGCGGCCAACCGCGAACGCCAGGCGCAGATCACCCAGGAAATCAGCGAGATCGTGGGCGGCGCGAACGCGCTGGCCGACGCGCGTTAG
- a CDS encoding DNA-3-methyladenine glycosylase 2 family protein — protein sequence MHEDFDRCYRAVQSKDARFDGWFVTAVLTTGIYCRPSCPVRPPFARNMRFYPTAAAAQAAGFRACKRCRPDASPGSPEWNVRGDIVARCMRLIADGTVDRDGVTGLAARVGYTSRQLQRIMQAELGANPLALARAQRTQTARVLIETTELPFADVAFAAGFASIRQFNDTVRAVCDLTPTQLRLRARNRFAADASAAPGVLSLRLPVRTPFAYEGLFGHLAASAVPGLEEVRDGQYRRTLRLPHGHGVVGLTPQPDHVRCQLVLEDFRDLSAAIARCRRLLDLDADPEAVVEALQSDPRLAAVVAKAPGQRIPRTVDESELALRVVIGQQVSIKAASTHVGRLVAGYGTAVSDEAGGLTHVFPSISDLAALDPGHLAMPASRKRTVTALVSAIADGDLVLDPGCDWERSREQLLALPGVGPWTTEVIAMRGLGDPDAFPATDLGVRAAADHLDLAPDRLVEHSTRWRPWRAYATQHLWTTLDHAVNEWPPHDRQEKS from the coding sequence ATGCACGAGGATTTCGACCGCTGTTACCGGGCAGTCCAGTCCAAGGACGCACGGTTCGACGGCTGGTTCGTGACCGCCGTGCTCACCACAGGCATCTATTGCCGCCCCAGCTGTCCGGTACGGCCACCGTTCGCCCGCAACATGCGGTTCTATCCGACCGCGGCCGCCGCCCAGGCAGCCGGCTTCCGAGCCTGCAAGCGCTGCCGCCCCGACGCCTCGCCAGGCTCCCCCGAATGGAACGTGCGCGGCGACATCGTTGCGCGATGCATGCGGCTGATCGCCGACGGCACCGTGGACCGCGACGGAGTGACGGGGCTGGCGGCCCGCGTCGGCTACACGAGCCGGCAGCTGCAACGCATCATGCAGGCCGAGCTGGGGGCCAATCCCCTGGCTCTGGCCCGGGCGCAACGCACCCAGACAGCGCGGGTGTTGATCGAAACCACCGAGCTGCCGTTCGCCGACGTCGCGTTTGCCGCGGGATTCGCCAGCATCCGACAGTTCAACGACACCGTGCGGGCGGTCTGCGATCTGACGCCGACCCAGCTGCGGTTGCGGGCCCGCAACCGATTCGCCGCCGATGCCTCCGCTGCCCCCGGCGTTCTGTCACTGCGACTGCCGGTACGAACTCCCTTCGCCTACGAAGGGTTGTTCGGGCATCTCGCGGCCAGTGCGGTGCCGGGGTTGGAGGAGGTGCGCGACGGGCAGTACCGGCGCACCCTGCGGCTGCCGCACGGCCACGGCGTGGTCGGCCTGACTCCGCAGCCCGATCATGTCCGCTGCCAGTTGGTCCTGGAAGACTTCCGCGACCTGTCGGCCGCCATCGCACGGTGCCGGCGCCTGCTGGATCTCGACGCCGATCCCGAAGCGGTGGTGGAGGCGCTCCAGTCCGATCCGCGGCTCGCCGCGGTGGTCGCCAAGGCGCCAGGACAACGTATCCCCCGCACCGTCGACGAATCCGAGCTCGCACTCCGAGTGGTGATCGGCCAGCAGGTGTCGATCAAGGCGGCGAGCACCCATGTCGGACGCCTCGTCGCCGGCTATGGGACCGCCGTCTCCGACGAGGCCGGAGGGTTGACGCACGTGTTTCCCAGCATCAGCGACCTGGCCGCCCTGGATCCCGGTCATCTGGCCATGCCGGCCTCCAGGAAGCGGACCGTCACGGCCCTGGTGTCGGCGATCGCCGATGGCGATCTGGTCCTCGATCCGGGATGCGACTGGGAGAGGTCGCGCGAGCAGTTGCTCGCGCTCCCCGGGGTGGGGCCGTGGACCACGGAGGTGATCGCCATGCGCGGCCTCGGTGATCCAGATGCCTTCCCCGCCACCGATCTCGGCGTACGCGCGGCCGCGGACCATCTGGACCTGGCCCCTGACAGGCTCGTCGAACACAGCACCAGATGGCGGCCATGGCGCGCATACGCGACACAACACCTGTGGACCACACTGGACCACGCGGTGAACGAATGGCCCCCGCACGATCGACAGGAGAAGTCATGA
- a CDS encoding F0F1 ATP synthase subunit epsilon, producing MADLNVEIVAVERELWSGTATFVFTRTTAGEIGILPRHIPLVAQLVDDAMVRVEREGEDDLRIAVDGGFLSVTEETVRILVENAQFESEIDADSAKQDAESDDEQTAAWGRARLRALGQID from the coding sequence ATGGCTGATTTGAACGTCGAGATCGTTGCCGTCGAGCGTGAGCTCTGGTCCGGCACCGCTACGTTCGTCTTCACCCGGACCACCGCTGGTGAGATCGGCATCCTGCCCCGCCACATCCCGTTGGTGGCGCAGCTGGTCGACGACGCCATGGTGAGGGTCGAGCGTGAAGGCGAGGACGATCTGCGTATCGCCGTCGACGGCGGTTTCCTGTCGGTGACGGAGGAGACGGTGCGGATCTTGGTGGAGAACGCTCAGTTCGAATCCGAGATCGACGCGGATTCGGCCAAGCAGGACGCCGAGTCCGACGACGAGCAGACAGCGGCATGGGGTCGGGCGCGCCTGCGCGCTCTCGGCCAGATCGACTGA
- a CDS encoding adenylate/guanylate cyclase domain-containing protein, whose translation MNSDKSLARRLGRVLEGVTRQNSRIPITPEYGSWVLGRVSESQRRRRVRIQVILTTFVILVNLLGIGISMIIVTLLFPSPDVFDPQVRWITFIVAPIYMASALIVGVFWATTRVIDNVRWAIEERPPTVADQRNTFFAPFRLTRVLLFLWGVGTALLTTLYGLVDTNYIPKFLLGISFPGIVVSVSCHLFTEFALRPVAAQALEAGPPPVRLAPGIMGRTMVVWALSSGVPILGIMLAAVFAVTLNNLTPVQFAYAVIGLGSFALVFGFLLMWILSYLTATPIRVVRAALNRVEQGDLDTNLVVFDGTELGQLQRGFNSMVHGLRERERVRDLFGRHVGREVAALAEQEKPVLGGEERHAAVIFVDVIGSTQLVTTRPAVEVVDLLNRFFAVIVDEVDNHRGLVNKFEGDAILAVFGAPVSLPNAEDEALGAARAIAQRLRVEVPELEAGIGVAAGQVVAGNVGAKQRFEYTVIGEPVNEAARLCDFSKQVPGHLVASSDTIANASETERARWSLGESVTLRGLGEPTRVAVPV comes from the coding sequence CGACGTTCGTGATCCTGGTGAACCTGCTCGGTATCGGCATCTCGATGATCATCGTCACGCTGTTGTTCCCGTCTCCGGATGTTTTCGATCCGCAGGTCCGCTGGATCACCTTCATCGTGGCGCCCATCTACATGGCCTCGGCGTTGATCGTCGGGGTGTTCTGGGCGACGACCCGGGTGATCGACAACGTGCGCTGGGCGATCGAGGAGCGCCCACCCACCGTCGCGGATCAGCGGAACACATTCTTCGCCCCGTTCCGGCTCACCCGCGTGCTGCTGTTCCTGTGGGGGGTGGGCACCGCACTGTTGACGACGCTCTACGGTCTCGTCGACACCAACTACATTCCGAAGTTCCTGCTGGGCATCAGTTTCCCGGGCATCGTGGTGTCGGTCAGCTGCCATCTGTTCACCGAGTTCGCACTGCGGCCGGTGGCCGCCCAGGCGCTGGAGGCCGGCCCGCCACCGGTCCGGCTGGCTCCGGGCATCATGGGCCGCACCATGGTGGTGTGGGCCCTGAGTTCAGGGGTGCCGATCCTCGGCATCATGCTGGCCGCGGTGTTCGCCGTGACGCTCAACAACCTGACACCGGTCCAATTCGCCTACGCCGTCATCGGTCTCGGCTCGTTTGCGCTGGTGTTCGGATTCCTGCTGATGTGGATTCTGTCGTATCTGACCGCGACCCCGATCCGAGTGGTGCGCGCGGCCCTCAACCGTGTCGAACAAGGTGATCTGGACACCAACCTCGTGGTGTTCGACGGCACCGAACTGGGCCAGCTGCAACGCGGATTCAACTCGATGGTGCACGGCCTGCGCGAGCGCGAACGGGTCCGCGATCTGTTCGGCCGACATGTCGGCCGCGAGGTCGCCGCACTGGCTGAGCAGGAGAAGCCCGTCCTCGGCGGCGAGGAGCGCCACGCCGCAGTGATTTTCGTGGACGTCATCGGCTCGACGCAGTTGGTCACAACGCGGCCCGCGGTCGAGGTGGTCGATCTGCTCAACCGCTTCTTCGCCGTCATCGTCGACGAAGTCGACAATCACCGCGGCCTGGTCAACAAGTTCGAGGGTGACGCCATACTCGCGGTGTTCGGTGCGCCGGTCTCGCTGCCCAACGCCGAGGACGAAGCCCTGGGAGCCGCACGGGCGATCGCGCAGCGGCTGCGTGTCGAGGTACCCGAGCTCGAGGCAGGGATCGGGGTGGCCGCCGGTCAAGTGGTGGCGGGCAACGTCGGGGCCAAGCAGCGCTTCGAGTACACCGTGATCGGAGAGCCGGTCAACGAGGCCGCGCGGTTGTGCGATTTCTCCAAACAGGTGCCCGGGCACCTGGTGGCATCATCGGACACCATCGCCAATGCGTCCGAAACCGAAAGGGCCCGTTGGTCGCTGGGCGAATCGGTCACCCTGCGGGGGCTGGGCGAGCCGACCCGCGTGGCCGTACCGGTCTAA
- a CDS encoding DUF2550 domain-containing protein produces the protein MSAPMIGMVALVCVLALLAGALSYRLWKLRQVGGTAAILRDIPADGGSGWRHGVMRYRGGEAGFYRLSSIRWWPDRRLSRRGLEVVSRRAPRGDEFDIMTDATVILELRDNGPERRQGYEIALDRGALTAFTSWLESRPSPRARRRNY, from the coding sequence ATGAGCGCGCCCATGATTGGCATGGTCGCGCTCGTCTGCGTTCTGGCCCTTTTGGCCGGCGCCTTGAGCTACCGGCTGTGGAAGCTACGTCAGGTTGGCGGAACAGCCGCCATCCTGCGCGACATTCCCGCCGATGGCGGTAGCGGCTGGCGCCACGGCGTGATGCGCTACCGCGGAGGAGAGGCCGGTTTCTACCGGCTGTCCAGCATCCGGTGGTGGCCTGACCGACGATTGAGCCGTCGGGGGCTGGAAGTGGTGTCGCGCCGCGCCCCGCGTGGCGACGAGTTCGACATCATGACCGATGCAACGGTCATCCTCGAACTGCGCGACAACGGCCCCGAACGCCGGCAAGGCTACGAGATCGCCCTGGACCGGGGCGCCCTGACGGCGTTCACGTCCTGGCTCGAGTCACGGCCATCGCCGCGGGCCCGGCGGCGCAATTACTGA
- the murA gene encoding UDP-N-acetylglucosamine 1-carboxyvinyltransferase produces the protein MSERFLVTGGNRLSGEVAVGGAKNSVLKLMAASLLAEGTSTITNCPDILDVPLMAEVLRGLGATVELDGDTVRITSPDEPKYDADFAAVRQFRASVCVLGPLVGRCRKAKVALPGGDAIGSRPLDMHQAGLRQLGATCNIEHGCVVAEADHLRGAEIQLEFPSVGATENILMAAVLAEGVTTIHNAAREPDIVDICAMLNQMGAKVSGAGTSTLTITGVDRLYPTEHRVIGDRIVAATWGIAAAMTRGDISVTGVDPQHLQLVLHKLHDAGATVTQNDDGFRVVQYERPKAVNVATLPFPGFPTDLQPMAIGLASVADGTSMITENVFEARFRFVEEMIRLGADARTDGHHAVVRGIPQLSSAPVWSSDIRAGAGLVLAGLVADGETEVHDVFHIDRGYPLFVENLLSLGAEIERVGS, from the coding sequence GTGAGCGAGCGTTTCTTGGTGACCGGAGGAAACCGGTTATCAGGCGAAGTTGCTGTCGGCGGCGCGAAGAACAGTGTGCTGAAACTGATGGCCGCCTCGTTGCTGGCCGAGGGCACCAGCACGATCACCAATTGCCCCGACATCCTGGACGTCCCGCTGATGGCAGAGGTCCTCCGGGGATTGGGTGCCACGGTGGAGCTGGACGGCGACACAGTGCGCATCACGTCGCCCGACGAACCCAAGTACGACGCCGATTTCGCCGCGGTGCGTCAGTTCCGCGCGTCGGTCTGTGTGCTGGGCCCACTGGTAGGCCGCTGCAGGAAGGCCAAGGTTGCGCTGCCGGGTGGTGACGCGATCGGGTCGCGGCCCCTCGACATGCACCAGGCCGGGCTGCGCCAACTCGGTGCGACCTGCAACATCGAGCACGGCTGCGTGGTGGCCGAAGCCGACCATCTGCGGGGTGCCGAGATCCAGCTGGAGTTCCCGTCGGTGGGGGCGACGGAGAACATCCTCATGGCCGCCGTACTGGCCGAAGGTGTCACCACCATCCACAACGCCGCACGCGAGCCCGACATCGTCGACATCTGCGCGATGCTCAACCAGATGGGTGCCAAGGTCAGCGGCGCGGGTACGTCGACGCTGACGATCACCGGTGTCGATCGGCTCTATCCCACCGAACACCGGGTGATCGGTGACCGGATCGTGGCGGCGACGTGGGGGATAGCCGCGGCGATGACGCGCGGCGACATCTCCGTGACGGGCGTCGACCCGCAGCACCTGCAGCTGGTGCTGCACAAGCTGCACGACGCCGGCGCCACGGTGACCCAGAACGATGACGGCTTCCGGGTGGTGCAGTACGAGCGACCCAAGGCGGTCAATGTGGCGACGCTGCCGTTCCCGGGATTTCCGACCGACCTGCAACCGATGGCGATCGGACTGGCCTCGGTGGCCGACGGCACTTCGATGATCACCGAGAACGTGTTCGAAGCTCGCTTCCGGTTCGTCGAGGAGATGATCCGGCTGGGTGCTGACGCCCGGACGGATGGTCACCATGCCGTGGTGCGTGGAATCCCGCAGCTTTCGAGTGCGCCGGTTTGGTCGTCGGACATCCGGGCCGGCGCCGGCCTGGTGCTCGCCGGCTTGGTCGCGGATGGAGAGACCGAGGTTCATGACGTGTTCCACATCGATCGCGGCTACCCGTTGTTCGTGGAAAACCTGTTGAGCCTCGGAGCCGAGATCGAACGCGTAGGCTCTTAG
- the glsA gene encoding glutaminase A: MAELVQHYLDRIRAEQIELRDGALASYIPELAKVDPEGFGLSLSSSDGFVYESGDTAVEFTIQSISKPFTYALALDQIGQDAVDARIGVEPSGEAFNEISVDDVTKTPKNPMINAGAIAAVSLIPGASADERFDRIHEFYSACAGRRLEIDMDVYASEKATGNRNRAIAYMLTSFGVLDGDPDDVLDVYFRQCSVKVTSTDLARMAATLARGGFNPLTGRRVIDANVVRRTLSVMVTCGMYDATGDWVSAVGLPAKSGVGGGIVAVLPGQLGIGVYSPRLDSRGNSVRGVHVCRNLSSQLGLHFLTVGRESSSTLRAAYPVNPGIRVYEVQGDLLFAGAEQVLRTAEHDRGEYDVAVLDVTRVDDINDAARGMLTGMRASLAATGKEAYLVDPDGRVVPADRRDDYDGVVFRTLDEAVEAARQWGAG, translated from the coding sequence GTGGCCGAGCTGGTGCAGCACTACCTGGACCGGATCCGTGCCGAGCAGATCGAACTACGTGACGGCGCGCTGGCGAGCTATATCCCTGAACTCGCCAAGGTGGACCCCGAGGGCTTTGGGCTGAGTTTGTCGTCCTCGGACGGATTTGTCTACGAATCGGGCGACACCGCAGTGGAATTCACCATCCAGTCCATCTCCAAGCCGTTCACGTACGCGCTCGCGCTGGACCAGATCGGCCAGGATGCCGTCGACGCCAGGATCGGCGTCGAACCCTCGGGTGAGGCGTTCAACGAGATCAGCGTGGACGACGTGACCAAGACGCCGAAGAACCCCATGATCAACGCTGGTGCCATCGCGGCGGTTTCGCTGATCCCGGGGGCCAGTGCCGATGAGCGGTTCGACCGCATCCACGAGTTCTATTCGGCATGCGCGGGCCGGCGACTCGAGATCGACATGGATGTGTACGCCTCGGAGAAGGCGACGGGCAACCGCAATCGGGCGATCGCGTACATGCTGACCAGTTTCGGTGTGCTGGACGGCGATCCGGACGACGTCCTCGACGTGTACTTCCGCCAGTGTTCGGTCAAGGTGACCAGTACCGACCTGGCCCGGATGGCCGCCACGCTGGCCCGGGGCGGGTTCAACCCGTTGACCGGGCGGCGCGTCATCGATGCGAACGTGGTTCGGCGCACTCTCAGTGTGATGGTGACCTGTGGGATGTACGACGCGACAGGCGATTGGGTCAGCGCCGTAGGGCTGCCCGCCAAGAGCGGGGTCGGCGGCGGCATCGTGGCGGTACTGCCCGGCCAACTCGGCATCGGTGTCTACTCGCCGCGTCTGGATTCCCGTGGTAACAGCGTGCGCGGGGTACATGTGTGCCGCAACCTTTCCTCGCAGTTGGGACTTCACTTCCTCACGGTCGGCCGTGAGTCGTCGTCGACGTTGCGAGCGGCGTACCCGGTCAACCCGGGCATTCGGGTCTACGAGGTTCAAGGCGATCTGTTGTTCGCCGGTGCCGAGCAGGTGTTACGGACCGCCGAGCACGATCGTGGCGAGTATGACGTCGCCGTGCTGGACGTGACCCGGGTCGACGACATCAACGATGCGGCACGCGGCATGCTGACCGGGATGCGGGCCAGCCTGGCCGCCACGGGCAAGGAGGCCTATCTCGTCGACCCCGACGGCCGCGTGGTGCCTGCCGACCGGCGCGACGACTATGACGGCGTCGTGTTCCGCACTCTCGACGAGGCGGTCGAAGCAGCGCGGCAGTGGGGCGCGGGTTAG
- the atpD gene encoding F0F1 ATP synthase subunit beta, producing the protein MTATAEKTAGRVVRITGPVVDIEFPRGAVPELFNALHADITYGALAKTLTLEVAQHLGDSLVRCISMQPTDGLVRGTDVRDTGASISVPVGDGVKGHVFNALGDCLDEPGYGKDFDHWSIHRKPPAFADLEPRTEMLETGLKVVDLLTPYVRGGKIALFGGAGVGKTVLIQEMINRIARNFGGTSVFAGVGERTREGNDLWVELADANVLKDTALVFGQMDEPPGTRMRVALSALTMAEYFRDEQNQDVLLFIDNIFRFTQAGSEVSTLLGRMPSAVGYQPTLADEMGELQERITSTRGRSITSMQAVYVPADDYTDPAPATTFAHLDATTELSRAVFSKGIFPAVDPLASSSTILHPSVVGDEHYRVAQEVIRILQRYKDLQDIIAILGIDELSEEDKVLVYRARKIERFLSQNMMAAEQFTGQPGSTVPLKETIEAFDKLAKGEFDHLPEQAFFLIGGLDDLAKKAESLGAKL; encoded by the coding sequence ATGACTGCTACTGCAGAAAAGACCGCGGGCCGCGTAGTCCGCATCACCGGCCCGGTGGTGGATATTGAATTCCCGCGCGGTGCCGTGCCCGAGCTGTTCAACGCGCTGCATGCCGACATCACGTATGGCGCGCTCGCCAAGACCCTGACGCTTGAGGTTGCCCAGCACCTCGGCGACAGCCTGGTGCGCTGCATCTCCATGCAGCCCACCGACGGCCTGGTGCGTGGCACCGACGTCCGCGACACCGGTGCATCGATCTCGGTGCCGGTCGGCGACGGCGTCAAGGGCCACGTGTTCAACGCCCTCGGCGACTGCCTCGACGAGCCCGGCTACGGCAAGGACTTCGATCACTGGTCGATCCACCGCAAGCCGCCGGCCTTCGCCGACCTGGAGCCCCGCACCGAGATGCTGGAGACCGGTCTGAAGGTCGTCGACCTGCTCACGCCGTACGTGCGTGGTGGCAAGATCGCCCTGTTCGGTGGCGCCGGTGTGGGTAAGACGGTTCTGATCCAGGAGATGATCAACCGTATTGCCCGCAACTTCGGTGGTACCTCGGTGTTCGCCGGCGTGGGTGAGCGCACCCGTGAGGGCAACGACCTCTGGGTCGAGCTCGCCGACGCCAACGTGCTCAAGGACACCGCGTTGGTGTTCGGCCAGATGGACGAGCCGCCAGGCACCCGTATGCGCGTCGCCCTGTCGGCCCTGACCATGGCCGAGTACTTCCGCGACGAGCAGAACCAGGACGTGCTGCTCTTCATCGACAACATCTTCCGGTTCACCCAGGCCGGTTCCGAGGTTTCGACCCTGCTGGGTCGTATGCCTTCGGCCGTGGGTTACCAGCCGACGCTGGCCGACGAGATGGGTGAGCTGCAGGAGCGCATCACCTCGACCCGTGGTCGCTCCATCACCTCGATGCAGGCCGTGTACGTGCCCGCCGACGACTACACCGACCCGGCGCCGGCCACCACGTTCGCCCACCTGGATGCCACCACGGAGCTTTCTCGTGCGGTGTTCTCCAAGGGCATCTTCCCGGCGGTGGACCCGCTGGCTTCGTCCTCGACGATCCTGCACCCCAGCGTCGTCGGCGACGAGCACTACCGCGTCGCCCAGGAAGTCATCCGGATCCTGCAGCGCTACAAGGATCTCCAGGACATCATCGCCATCCTCGGTATCGACGAGCTGTCGGAAGAGGACAAGGTTCTGGTGTACCGCGCCCGTAAGATCGAGCGCTTCCTGAGCCAGAACATGATGGCGGCCGAGCAGTTCACCGGCCAGCCGGGTTCGACCGTGCCGCTCAAGGAGACCATCGAGGCCTTCGACAAGCTGGCCAAGGGCGAGTTCGATCACCTGCCCGAGCAGGCGTTCTTCCTCATCGGTGGTCTGGACGACCTGGCGAAGAAGGCCGAAAGCCTCGGCGCCAAGCTGTGA
- a CDS encoding cob(I)yrinic acid a,c-diamide adenosyltransferase, with protein MAVHLTRIYTRTGDDGTTGLSDFSRVSKNDSRLAAYADCDEANAAIGVAVALGEPDQQILAVLRQIQNDLFDAGADLSTPVVENPEHPPLRISQAYIDRLEKWCDEFNEALPALNSFILPGGTPLSALLHVARTVARRAERSAWIAVQEHGESVSVLPAKYLNRLSDLLFILSRVANPDGDVLWKPGATQ; from the coding sequence ATGGCGGTTCATCTCACGCGTATCTATACCCGCACCGGCGACGACGGCACGACCGGGCTGAGTGACTTCAGCAGGGTTTCCAAGAATGATTCGAGGTTGGCAGCCTACGCCGACTGTGACGAAGCCAACGCCGCCATCGGCGTCGCGGTGGCCCTGGGCGAACCCGATCAGCAAATCCTGGCGGTGTTGCGTCAGATTCAGAACGACCTGTTCGACGCCGGCGCAGATCTGTCCACACCGGTCGTGGAAAACCCTGAGCACCCGCCGCTGCGGATCTCGCAGGCCTACATCGATCGGCTGGAGAAGTGGTGCGACGAGTTCAACGAAGCGCTGCCTGCCCTGAATTCGTTCATCCTGCCGGGCGGCACTCCCCTGTCCGCGCTGTTGCATGTCGCACGCACTGTGGCTCGCCGCGCTGAACGGTCGGCATGGATCGCTGTGCAGGAGCACGGCGAATCGGTCAGCGTCCTGCCGGCGAAGTACCTCAACCGGCTTTCGGATCTGCTGTTCATCCTGTCGCGGGTGGCCAACCCGGACGGGGACGTGCTCTGGAAGCCCGGAGCCACTCAGTAA